A window from Corynebacterium urogenitale encodes these proteins:
- the whiA gene encoding DNA-binding protein WhiA — protein sequence MALTTDVKAELAQVNVTRSDVMTAEVASLLRYSAALHLVGGKIVVEAEVDSSATARRISGFVEQLFNLEAEIQVIGASNLRRNSRFILRWSEGGTELARRTELIDRAGRPVRGLPRFIIGGSREQCVAAWRGAFLAHGSLTEPGRSSALEVTTPGNEAALALVGAARRIDVTAKTKEARGVHRVIVRDGDSIDALLTLMGARDTRVRWEKHRMQREARSKANRLANFDDANLRRSARAAVIAAARVERALELLGEDVPQHLAQAGHLRVQHRQASLEELGQLAEPAMTKDAVAGRIRRLLTMADKRAEELGVPNTQIAVTEELFQDVD from the coding sequence GTGGCGCTGACGACTGATGTAAAAGCCGAGCTTGCCCAGGTGAACGTCACCCGCTCCGACGTGATGACTGCAGAGGTGGCGAGCCTGCTCCGCTACAGCGCCGCACTGCACCTGGTAGGTGGGAAAATCGTCGTGGAGGCGGAGGTCGATAGCTCTGCGACCGCCCGCCGAATTTCCGGTTTCGTCGAACAACTTTTCAACCTCGAGGCCGAGATTCAAGTCATCGGCGCCAGTAACCTTCGCCGCAACTCTCGCTTCATCCTGCGTTGGTCCGAAGGCGGCACCGAACTCGCCCGACGAACCGAATTGATTGACAGGGCTGGTCGCCCAGTTCGCGGGCTTCCGCGTTTCATCATCGGTGGTAGCCGAGAGCAATGTGTTGCCGCTTGGCGCGGAGCGTTCTTGGCGCACGGATCCCTCACAGAACCGGGTCGCTCCAGCGCCCTGGAGGTCACCACTCCAGGCAATGAAGCTGCACTGGCCTTGGTGGGCGCCGCACGGCGTATCGATGTCACAGCGAAAACTAAGGAAGCCAGGGGAGTGCACCGCGTCATTGTGCGTGACGGTGATTCCATCGACGCGCTGCTGACACTGATGGGTGCTCGCGATACCCGAGTTCGTTGGGAAAAGCACCGCATGCAGCGTGAAGCGCGGTCCAAAGCCAACAGGCTCGCGAACTTCGATGACGCCAACCTCCGCCGATCCGCACGCGCCGCCGTGATCGCCGCCGCCCGCGTTGAGCGCGCCTTGGAGCTGTTGGGCGAGGACGTGCCACAGCACTTGGCTCAGGCTGGGCATCTACGTGTACAACACCGTCAAGCCTCGCTGGAAGAACTCGGTCAACTCGCCGAACCCGCCATGACGAAGGACGCCGTCGCGGGGCGAATTCGACGACTACTCACGATGGCCGATAAGCGCGCCGAAGAGCTCGGCGTGCCGAATACGCAGATCGCCGTCACCGAAGAACTCTTTCAGGACGTCGATTAA